CGCACCGGCCCCCGCCGCATGGCGCACCTCGCCGAACGACGACCTCGTCCGGCAGGCAGAACGCGTCCGTCAACCGTCGGCAGGCGGGGTCACCACCTCGGGCCTGCCGCGCCGCGTCCCGCGGGCGAACCTCGTCGCGGGCACGGCACAGCAGCAACCGCACCAAAGCGGTCCGCAGGTCTCGCGCGCGCCCGATGACGTGCGCGGTCGGCTGACCAATCTCCGTCGGGGCATTCAGCAGGGTCGACAGGCCGGCAGCGGCCAGACCGGCAGCTTCCCCAGCCCCACTCACCAGCAGGAGCGTTAGTTGAGCCCGATGAGCCAGGCGGCACAGAACCTCAACTGGTTGATCACCAACTTCGTGGACAACACCCCTGGGGTGTCCCACACCGTCGTCGTGTCCGCCGACGGACTCCTTCTGGCGCTGTCCGAAGGTTTCCCGCGCGACCGCGCCGACCAGCTCGCGGCCGTCGCCTCCGGTCTCACCTCGTTGACGGCCGGGGCATCCCGGATCTTCGAGGGCGGATCGGTGGCCCAGACGGTCGTGGAAATGGAGCGCGGCTTTCTCTTCCTGATGTCCGTCTCGGACGGATCGTCCCTGGCGGTCCTCTCCCACCCGGAATGCGACATCGGCCTTGTCGGCTACGAGATGGCCCTGCTCGTCGA
This genomic interval from Streptomyces dengpaensis contains the following:
- a CDS encoding roadblock/LC7 domain-containing protein, encoding MSQAAQNLNWLITNFVDNTPGVSHTVVVSADGLLLALSEGFPRDRADQLAAVASGLTSLTAGASRIFEGGSVAQTVVEMERGFLFLMSVSDGSSLAVLSHPECDIGLVGYEMALLVDRAGAVLTPDLRAELQGSLLH